Proteins encoded together in one Neobacillus sp. FSL H8-0543 window:
- a CDS encoding YlmC/YmxH family sporulation protein: protein MVKISEFQIKDVVNVSDGKRLGNIGDIEINLTTGKIDAVVITGAGKVLGFFGREEDIVIPWKNIIKIGQDVILVRYKGFEERVTEEIEG from the coding sequence ATGGTAAAAATTTCTGAATTTCAAATAAAGGATGTTGTTAATGTTTCTGACGGCAAAAGGCTGGGGAATATTGGAGATATCGAAATAAATTTAACTACAGGAAAGATTGATGCAGTCGTAATTACTGGTGCAGGAAAAGTTCTAGGTTTTTTTGGAAGGGAGGAAGATATTGTTATCCCATGGAAAAATATTATTAAAATTGGTCAAGATGTAATTCTTGTAAGGTACAAAGGATTTGAGGAAAGAGTAACGGAGGAAATTGAAGGGTAA
- the pgeF gene encoding peptidoglycan editing factor PgeF — translation MEPFVLNNRTFFSIESWGKLFPRLVAGISTKNGGDSKGDFETLNLGFHVGDVKDTVCSNRNTLSKHLQFPLDHWVGAEQTHDIVIRKVTRSDRGKGSNSYSNAFKGTDGFYTKEEGILLTLCYADCVPLYFISPKLGMIGAAHAGWKGTVNEIARHMVEAWSCEGVEADSIFVAIGPSICDKCYIVNDYVINFVENTLVDADKKPYNLVGDGQYTLDLRELNKLILMKAGVPEGNILTTSLCTSCDDNEFFSHRRDKGKTGRMLSYIGWKETAGEGSRKS, via the coding sequence ATGGAACCGTTTGTATTAAATAATCGGACATTTTTTTCGATTGAAAGCTGGGGAAAATTATTTCCAAGGCTTGTTGCTGGAATAAGTACAAAAAATGGTGGTGACAGCAAAGGGGACTTCGAAACACTAAACCTTGGATTCCATGTTGGCGACGTAAAAGATACGGTTTGCTCTAACAGGAACACGCTTTCTAAACATCTTCAATTTCCACTTGACCACTGGGTCGGTGCTGAACAGACCCATGATATTGTTATTAGAAAAGTCACAAGATCTGATAGAGGCAAAGGTTCAAATTCTTACTCAAATGCCTTTAAAGGTACAGATGGTTTTTATACGAAAGAAGAGGGAATCCTGTTAACCCTTTGTTATGCAGATTGTGTCCCACTATATTTTATTTCACCAAAGCTGGGAATGATTGGTGCTGCTCATGCTGGATGGAAAGGGACTGTCAACGAAATTGCAAGGCATATGGTAGAGGCGTGGAGCTGCGAGGGCGTTGAAGCGGATAGTATTTTTGTAGCGATTGGCCCTTCTATCTGTGATAAATGTTATATTGTTAATGATTATGTGATAAACTTCGTAGAAAATACACTAGTAGATGCCGATAAAAAACCCTATAATTTAGTAGGTGATGGTCAATATACATTGGACCTGCGTGAATTGAATAAATTGATCTTGATGAAGGCGGGAGTACCAGAAGGAAATATCCTAACCACTAGTCTTTGTACTAGCTGTGACGACAACGAGTTTTTTTCACACCGCCGTGATAAAGGAAAAACAGGAAGAATGTTAAGCTATATAGGCTGGAAGGAGACCGCAGGTGAAGGTAGCAGAAAATCTTAA